In the Quercus lobata isolate SW786 chromosome 5, ValleyOak3.0 Primary Assembly, whole genome shotgun sequence genome, one interval contains:
- the LOC115990206 gene encoding uncharacterized protein LOC115990206 yields the protein MDFNTWWNSGGTSFKSSMKYVKNGYERIVSCDIVVSGSKISRWRILWRKFKKEKKKLFNRSSSLEHVPSYDPYTYSQNFDHGSMWTDPDNHCRSFSARFAVPSRIFQKRELIG from the coding sequence ATGGACTTCAATACTTGGTGGAATTCAGGTGGTACAAGCTTCAAGTCCAGCATGAAATATGTGAAAAATGGCTATGAAAGAATTGTGTCATGTGATATAGTGGTGAGTGGATCTAAGATATCAAGGTGGAGAATCCTATGGAGGAAAtttaagaaggaaaagaagaagctCTTCAATCGTTCTTCGAGTTTAGAGCATGTCCCTTCTTATGATCCTTATACGTACTCGCAGAATTTTGATCATGGTTCGATGTGGACTGACCCAGATAACCATTGTCGTTCATTCTCAGCTCGGTTTGCTGTTCCATCAAGAATTTTTCAGAAGAGAGAATTGATAGGTTGA
- the LOC115988744 gene encoding uncharacterized protein LOC115988744 isoform X1, with product MTKPTDDIIYASIASPPRPLPPSPSSSSSPPSTRQHFHATQTQSFFPNVHVPDQHASASPPHHHINDVPEGNDNAFDSTLLKHETSDDVYGGNHFDVGSHGEPQLRKRGTSIEEIKTPLDDMIEVQPSLGTSMVQRTSIDREPLQKLCRHQPKIFTSKRMSTCIIASESTRIICALIIAFLAVLSYVDYPLFGRNIVKSESVVASRPLYILLLTDVTIVLVLLHFEKLRGPEEAEEEEVAPPKDRDNWAEAEKVLERGLVVYQATRAIFIDCSVYLVVVICGLSLV from the exons ATGACTAAACCCACCGACGACATTATCTATGCCTCCATTGCATCACCACCACGACCACTACCTCCATccccatcatcctcatcatcaccaccatcaACCCGTCAACATTTTCATGccacacaaacacaatcattCTTCCCCAATGTTCATGTCCCTGACCAACATGCCTCTGCCTCTCCCCCTCATCATCACATCAATG ATGTCCCTGAGGGTAACGATAATGCCTTTGATTCTACATTGCTGAAACATGAGACTAGTGATGATGTTTACGGGGGAAATCATTTTGATGTTGGAAGCCACGGAGAACCTCAATTGAGGAAACGTGGCACTAGTATTGAAGAAATTAAGACTCCTTTGGATGATATGATAGAAGTACAACCATCACTTGGCACATCAATGGTTCAAAGAACCTCAATTGATAGAGAACCGCTCCAAAAACTATGTAGGCATCAGCCTAAAATTTTTACCTCCAAACGAATGAGTACCTGCATTATAGCTTCTGAGAGTACACGCATTATTTGTGCTCTCATAATAGCATTCTTAGCGGTTTTATCCTATGTTGATTATCCATTATTTGGGAGAAACATAGTGAAGTCAGAGAGTGTTGTAGCCTCAAGACCTCTTTACATACTTCTGCTAACTGATGTGACAATTGTGCTTGTACTATTGCACTTTGAGAAGCTAAGAGGCCCTGAAGAGgcagaggaagaagaagtgGCACCTCCGAAAGATAGAGATAACTGGGCAGAAGCAGAGAAGGTTTTAGAGAGAGGCCTGGTGGTGTACCAGGCCACCCGTGCGATCTTCATTGACTGCAGTGTTTATTTAGTGGTTGTCATATGTGGCCTCTCTCTGGTGTAG
- the LOC115988744 gene encoding uncharacterized protein LOC115988744 isoform X2, with protein sequence MRDRERRRAETRERDVPEGNDNAFDSTLLKHETSDDVYGGNHFDVGSHGEPQLRKRGTSIEEIKTPLDDMIEVQPSLGTSMVQRTSIDREPLQKLCRHQPKIFTSKRMSTCIIASESTRIICALIIAFLAVLSYVDYPLFGRNIVKSESVVASRPLYILLLTDVTIVLVLLHFEKLRGPEEAEEEEVAPPKDRDNWAEAEKVLERGLVVYQATRAIFIDCSVYLVVVICGLSLV encoded by the exons atgagagacagagagaggcggagagctgagactagagagagag ATGTCCCTGAGGGTAACGATAATGCCTTTGATTCTACATTGCTGAAACATGAGACTAGTGATGATGTTTACGGGGGAAATCATTTTGATGTTGGAAGCCACGGAGAACCTCAATTGAGGAAACGTGGCACTAGTATTGAAGAAATTAAGACTCCTTTGGATGATATGATAGAAGTACAACCATCACTTGGCACATCAATGGTTCAAAGAACCTCAATTGATAGAGAACCGCTCCAAAAACTATGTAGGCATCAGCCTAAAATTTTTACCTCCAAACGAATGAGTACCTGCATTATAGCTTCTGAGAGTACACGCATTATTTGTGCTCTCATAATAGCATTCTTAGCGGTTTTATCCTATGTTGATTATCCATTATTTGGGAGAAACATAGTGAAGTCAGAGAGTGTTGTAGCCTCAAGACCTCTTTACATACTTCTGCTAACTGATGTGACAATTGTGCTTGTACTATTGCACTTTGAGAAGCTAAGAGGCCCTGAAGAGgcagaggaagaagaagtgGCACCTCCGAAAGATAGAGATAACTGGGCAGAAGCAGAGAAGGTTTTAGAGAGAGGCCTGGTGGTGTACCAGGCCACCCGTGCGATCTTCATTGACTGCAGTGTTTATTTAGTGGTTGTCATATGTGGCCTCTCTCTGGTGTAG
- the LOC115989313 gene encoding uncharacterized protein LOC115989313 gives MASNDSNYRRGRGKTIDPAAHPRPKATDDIIYTSIATPPPLIPASSSSSSPSSFFPNVHDHDPHASASPPHHHINAGPESKDDAFDSTLLKHETSDDVSGANNFDAGSHGEPQLRKRGNSIEDIQTPLDDMIKVQPSLDTSVVQGISIDREPHKVPPNK, from the exons atggcaAGCAACGATAGCAATTACAGACGAGGGAGAGGAAAAACCATAGACCCAGCGGCCCATCCCAGGCCTAAAGCCACCGACGACATTATCTACACTTCCATTGCAACACCACCACCTCTAATCCCAGCatcctcctcatcatcatcccCATCATCATTCTTCCCCAATGTTCATGACCATGACCCACATGCCTCTGCCTCTCCCCCTCATCATCACATCAACG CTGGTCCTGAGAGTAAGGATGATGCCTTTGATTCTACATTGCTGAAACATGAGACTAGTGATGATGTTTCCGGGGCAAATAATTTCGATGCTGGAAGCCATGGAGAACCTCAATTGAGGAAACGTGGCAATAGTATTGAAGATATTCAGACTCCTTTGGATGATATGATAAAAGTACAACCATCACTTGACACATCAGTGGTTCAAGGAATCTCAATTGATAGAGAACCACACAAAGTACCTCCAAACAAATGA